In Gemmatimonadaceae bacterium, the following are encoded in one genomic region:
- a CDS encoding diacylglycerol kinase family protein: protein MALLIKRAVIIANPASRKGKRLAERARRSLAGRSVECDLVFTAAPGHAAELAALHAPHYDAVFALGGDGTVMEIASALSGSQARVGVLAGGTGNLLARALGIPLSVRRAVDALLDGEELLIDLGRFDNGRRFAIAAGVGIDAAMVAETPGWLKRRLGVLAYTIMGSRAAVRAVLRRDFFQARVTIDGVVHERRAAAVMIANFGAVLGDRITLGPEIRTDDGLLDGCIFAPNTLRDALRIMRRMLRRDFSSDPCMLYARGRTIRVETDPPLAWQADGELMGTTPFNVEVEPLAVRLLVPRRS, encoded by the coding sequence GTGGCGCTTCTGATCAAACGCGCCGTCATCATCGCCAACCCGGCATCGCGCAAAGGGAAACGGCTCGCCGAGCGTGCACGACGATCGCTGGCGGGCCGTTCGGTCGAGTGCGATCTCGTGTTTACCGCGGCGCCGGGCCATGCGGCGGAGCTCGCCGCGCTGCACGCGCCGCATTATGACGCTGTCTTCGCGCTGGGCGGCGACGGGACGGTCATGGAGATCGCAAGCGCGCTTTCGGGGTCGCAAGCGCGCGTCGGAGTGCTCGCGGGTGGAACAGGGAACCTCCTGGCGAGAGCGCTGGGGATACCGCTCTCGGTACGCCGCGCCGTGGATGCCTTGCTCGACGGCGAGGAGCTGTTGATCGACCTGGGGCGCTTCGACAACGGCCGGCGGTTCGCCATCGCGGCCGGGGTTGGCATCGATGCCGCGATGGTGGCTGAAACGCCCGGCTGGCTCAAGCGTCGATTGGGTGTGCTCGCGTACACGATCATGGGCTCCCGGGCAGCAGTTCGGGCGGTCCTGCGTCGAGACTTCTTCCAGGCGCGAGTCACGATCGATGGCGTGGTGCACGAGCGGCGCGCGGCGGCGGTGATGATCGCCAACTTCGGCGCGGTGCTCGGCGACCGCATTACCCTTGGCCCCGAGATTCGGACGGATGACGGATTGCTCGACGGCTGCATCTTCGCGCCGAACACCCTGCGTGATGCCTTGCGCATCATGCGGCGGATGTTGCGGCGTGATTTCAGCTCCGATCCGTGCATGCTGTACGCGCGCGGCCGGACGATTCGCGTCGAGACCGATCCGCCACTCGCTTGGCAAGCGGACGGCGAGCTGATGGGAACCACGCCGTTCAATGTCGAGGTCGAACCGCTCGCGGTGCGCCTCCTGGTCCCGCGAAGGAGCTGA
- a CDS encoding translocation/assembly module TamB domain-containing protein, with protein sequence MTRRRLVALVSAAVLFAIGLVAFATGLFVTRTQVGRDRLREWITPLVTNAVKGGKVYIGHLSGSLINGVTIDSIEIRDKRGEIFVATGPVTVQYNWRDIVDNRVLLHRVDVAHPFVHIIQHANGSWNFKEIFPSSNGPKVPKPASERNWGDYVVFDSVTPRNATFLLSMPWEPDPDLKGAVRDSVIRYHLATPDKAVSRVFDGFARTYAWHQGNGMLSHIRLADPDSDKKFGQEFKIASLSVDEFSPTFKFRNLRGTARHLGDTVFVDVPHFDMPKSTGHGAGRVWWGSDLPVRYDMLIHGDSVSLDDVNWVYPDLPHNGGGTLDLAIRNESYTDRDKMRLVDFQLKKMDVRSTKSHLIGDMWFGTGAPVLLVRNVDLRADPVDFTLLDTLAGKPFPEDWQGLLTGTVKARGGPLTHFYVDDARVTFQDAHVRGAVTRATAKGELDILQPAFTVFHGFNVDASQLDLRTIEYLFPAFPKLGGVVSGTATLDSSWLDVRFSNANLYHRDGPGDPTHATGSGRVTYGTKYMTYDMSLDMQPLNLSMVGKSLFPTMPALGLVSGPLRVQGQSPDLALAFSWQGSAGALSFDGRVDMDSVGGYGARGRGQFSGVNFSQLLASAGASLRRGTLSGHYDIDVAGESAAALNGMADVSVERTTFEGVRVYPTRAQLRFADGRLRLADTLRLRTDAATLVATGGIGLPRGRPDTVRFSVDVDSLGGLRPILSPLDTTLLGAAATVPDSMSGAGTATGTLTGTLDSLDLNARVVASDLYWNQNRGQRLAADVIVHDILHRRIGSGSARVDSVTLFGVALDTIGGRLVLTDSMHARFSLGALSRTGPTAVASGLWSRGAGVQTFRFDTAALNVAPSVWRLAAPATVSRDTAGGWRVDSLLLRNQDSGFVALAANVPDSGAAMARLRAQGIPLRDVRTLAQIKDSLSGVLGFSVDAAGTKLRPQINADVHLASVRWAGVGLDSVNAHANYQNERASMTASIVRDGKPTASASANVPADITLLGFKRRSDSLQVSVQAEPTDLSILRPLVGDKLVLSGQVAGGVQVTGTTLAPIYNGSVNFKNASAKIPSLGITLRDINGSLTGGVNAANQDSVNVRMWARTEGRQDSVSLTGWASGLDPSKHRTAFHLALVADSLHAFNKRTVADLTISTRDDRGRLDSLVLSGSINASVLSGPLTIDRGSFFLVDKDLANKRGVSGAFDFVTDTAATAITLGSSAFINELMNNLQIEGVPISLGRDVRLRSADANVLLGGDLTLVKSNSIGAKGLQLQGTLATIGGTYNLNYEGLVQREFQVLSDGTVTFEGPPTTPRLNVRAQYNVPQARDRALGVIVTLSGLMPNPTLSFSSTADYPISQNDLISYLFTGRPGFDIGSQRSDLAALISPTVSAVASEQLRRAFGSFFSTFQFQLGGAGSDVNGNTNFFAPNNLGNYLNSSTVELGRQLTNNVYVSGTLNFCQFSAGNNFGARLEYRFDPKLALQLSYDPPPVTSTCGKVLSIIPQPNQAGFSFLHTWRF encoded by the coding sequence ATGACCCGCCGCCGCCTCGTGGCGCTCGTCAGCGCCGCCGTGCTGTTCGCGATCGGGCTCGTGGCGTTCGCCACGGGCCTTTTCGTGACGCGCACGCAAGTGGGCCGCGACCGGCTTCGCGAGTGGATCACGCCGCTCGTCACCAATGCCGTCAAGGGCGGTAAGGTCTACATCGGGCATTTGAGCGGCAGCCTGATCAACGGCGTCACGATCGACAGCATCGAGATTCGCGACAAGCGCGGCGAGATCTTCGTGGCCACTGGCCCGGTGACCGTCCAGTACAACTGGCGCGACATCGTGGACAACCGCGTTCTGCTCCACCGCGTGGACGTGGCGCATCCGTTCGTGCACATCATCCAGCACGCGAACGGCAGCTGGAACTTCAAGGAGATTTTCCCCTCGTCGAACGGGCCGAAAGTCCCAAAGCCGGCGAGCGAGCGAAATTGGGGCGACTATGTCGTGTTCGATTCGGTGACGCCCAGGAACGCGACCTTCCTGTTGTCGATGCCGTGGGAGCCGGATCCCGACCTCAAGGGCGCGGTACGCGACAGCGTGATTCGCTACCATCTCGCCACGCCCGACAAAGCCGTGTCGCGCGTCTTCGACGGATTCGCGCGCACGTACGCGTGGCACCAGGGCAACGGCATGTTGTCGCACATTCGACTGGCCGATCCGGACAGCGACAAGAAGTTCGGACAGGAGTTCAAGATCGCGTCGCTGTCGGTGGATGAATTCTCGCCGACATTCAAGTTTCGGAATTTGCGCGGCACGGCGCGCCACCTCGGCGATACGGTGTTCGTGGACGTGCCGCACTTCGACATGCCGAAATCGACTGGCCACGGCGCGGGCCGAGTGTGGTGGGGAAGCGACCTTCCGGTTCGCTACGACATGCTGATTCACGGCGACTCGGTATCGCTCGACGACGTGAACTGGGTGTATCCGGACCTGCCGCACAACGGCGGCGGCACGCTCGATCTCGCGATCAGGAACGAGTCGTATACCGATCGCGACAAGATGCGATTGGTCGATTTCCAGTTGAAGAAGATGGACGTGCGCAGCACGAAGTCGCATCTCATCGGCGACATGTGGTTCGGCACCGGTGCGCCGGTGCTGCTCGTGCGCAACGTCGACCTGCGCGCCGATCCGGTGGATTTCACGCTGCTGGATACGCTGGCGGGCAAGCCGTTTCCGGAGGATTGGCAGGGACTGCTCACCGGAACGGTGAAGGCACGCGGCGGTCCGCTGACGCATTTCTACGTCGATGACGCGCGCGTCACCTTCCAGGATGCCCACGTGCGCGGTGCAGTCACGCGCGCGACGGCGAAGGGCGAGCTCGACATTCTGCAGCCGGCATTCACCGTGTTTCACGGGTTCAATGTCGATGCATCGCAGCTCGATCTGCGGACGATCGAGTATCTCTTTCCCGCGTTCCCGAAGTTGGGCGGCGTCGTGTCCGGCACGGCGACGCTCGACTCGTCGTGGCTCGACGTGCGGTTTTCCAACGCGAACCTGTATCATCGCGACGGTCCCGGCGATCCGACGCACGCTACCGGCAGCGGCCGCGTGACGTACGGCACGAAGTACATGACGTACGACATGTCGCTCGACATGCAGCCGCTCAACCTGTCGATGGTCGGCAAGTCGTTGTTCCCGACGATGCCGGCGCTCGGTCTCGTCAGCGGTCCGCTGCGCGTGCAGGGACAATCACCCGATCTCGCGCTGGCATTCTCGTGGCAAGGATCGGCGGGTGCGTTGAGCTTCGACGGCCGCGTCGACATGGATTCGGTCGGCGGCTATGGCGCGCGTGGTCGCGGGCAATTCAGCGGTGTGAATTTCTCGCAGCTGCTCGCGTCGGCTGGTGCTTCGTTGCGGCGGGGCACATTGAGCGGCCACTACGACATCGACGTCGCCGGTGAATCCGCCGCCGCGCTCAACGGCATGGCCGACGTGTCCGTGGAGCGGACGACGTTCGAGGGTGTGCGCGTCTATCCCACGCGCGCGCAATTGCGGTTCGCCGACGGCCGGCTCCGGCTTGCCGATACACTGCGTCTGCGCACCGATGCGGCGACGCTGGTCGCGACCGGCGGCATTGGCCTTCCGCGCGGCCGCCCGGACACGGTGCGTTTCTCCGTCGACGTCGACTCGCTCGGCGGTCTTCGGCCGATTCTCTCTCCGCTCGATACCACGCTTCTTGGCGCCGCGGCTACAGTTCCGGATTCGATGTCGGGCGCCGGCACCGCGACCGGAACGCTGACAGGCACGCTCGATTCGCTCGATCTCAATGCGCGCGTTGTGGCGAGCGATCTGTATTGGAATCAGAATCGCGGGCAGCGACTGGCGGCGGACGTCATCGTGCATGACATCCTGCATCGGAGAATCGGATCAGGCAGCGCGCGCGTCGACAGCGTGACCTTGTTCGGTGTCGCGCTCGATACGATCGGCGGACGGCTGGTGCTCACCGATTCGATGCACGCTCGCTTCAGTCTTGGCGCCTTGAGTCGCACCGGACCGACCGCGGTCGCATCGGGCCTGTGGTCGCGCGGCGCGGGGGTGCAGACATTCCGCTTCGACACGGCGGCGCTCAACGTCGCGCCGAGCGTGTGGCGGCTCGCCGCGCCGGCAACCGTGTCACGGGATACGGCCGGCGGATGGCGCGTCGACTCATTGCTGCTGCGCAATCAGGACAGTGGCTTCGTCGCGCTCGCCGCGAACGTACCGGATTCCGGCGCCGCGATGGCTCGTCTCCGCGCGCAGGGCATTCCGCTGCGCGACGTTCGCACGCTCGCGCAAATCAAGGATTCGTTGTCCGGCGTGCTTGGTTTTTCGGTGGATGCCGCGGGCACGAAACTGCGGCCGCAAATCAACGCCGATGTACATCTGGCATCGGTTCGCTGGGCGGGCGTTGGATTGGACAGCGTCAACGCGCATGCCAATTACCAGAATGAACGTGCGTCGATGACGGCCTCGATCGTGCGCGACGGCAAGCCAACCGCGAGCGCGAGCGCGAACGTTCCGGCGGACATCACGCTGCTCGGATTCAAGCGCCGCAGTGACTCTCTTCAGGTGAGCGTTCAGGCCGAGCCGACCGACTTGTCGATTCTGCGTCCGCTCGTCGGCGACAAGCTGGTGTTGAGTGGGCAAGTCGCCGGCGGCGTGCAAGTCACGGGAACGACGCTCGCGCCGATTTATAACGGCAGCGTGAACTTCAAGAACGCGTCGGCCAAGATCCCGTCGCTCGGCATCACGCTGCGCGACATCAACGGCTCGCTGACCGGCGGCGTGAATGCGGCGAATCAGGACAGCGTGAACGTCCGCATGTGGGCGCGCACGGAGGGGCGGCAGGACAGCGTGAGTCTCACCGGTTGGGCCAGCGGGCTCGATCCGTCGAAGCATCGAACGGCGTTCCATCTCGCGCTGGTCGCCGACTCGCTGCACGCGTTCAACAAGCGCACCGTCGCCGACCTCACGATCTCGACGCGCGACGACCGCGGCCGGCTCGACTCGCTGGTGCTGAGCGGCTCGATCAACGCGTCGGTGTTGAGCGGTCCGCTGACGATCGATCGCGGCTCGTTCTTCCTCGTGGACAAGGATCTCGCGAACAAGCGCGGCGTATCCGGAGCGTTCGACTTCGTCACCGACACCGCCGCCACCGCGATCACCCTTGGCAGCTCGGCGTTCATCAATGAATTGATGAACAACCTTCAAATAGAAGGCGTGCCGATCAGCCTGGGCCGGGATGTGCGGCTGCGCTCGGCCGATGCAAACGTGCTGCTCGGCGGCGACCTCACGCTCGTGAAATCGAATTCGATCGGTGCGAAAGGCCTGCAGCTTCAGGGCACGCTCGCCACGATTGGCGGCACGTACAATCTGAATTACGAAGGGCTGGTGCAGCGCGAATTCCAGGTGTTGTCGGACGGCACCGTGACGTTCGAGGGCCCGCCAACGACGCCGCGTCTGAACGTGCGCGCGCAGTACAACGTGCCGCAGGCGCGCGACCGCGCACTCGGAGTCATCGTGACGTTGAGCGGGCTCATGCCGAACCCGACACTGTCGTTCTCGAGCACGGCCGATTATCCGATCTCTCAGAACGATCTGATCAGCTATCTCTTCACCGGGCGGCCCGGTTTCGACATCGGAAGCCAGCGGTCGGACCTGGCTGCGCTCATTTCACCGACCGTGAGCGCCGTCGCATCGGAGCAGCTTCGCCGCGCGTTCGGCTCGTTCTTCAGCACCTTCCAATTCCAGCTCGGCGGTGCCGGGAGTGACGTGAACGGCAACACCAATTTCTTTGCGCCGAACAATCTGGGGAATTACCTGAACTCGTCGACCGTCGAGTTGGGGCGGCAGTTGACGAACAACGTGTACGTGAGCGGCACGCTGAACTTCTGTCAATTCAGCGCCGGCAACAACTTCGGCGCGCGGCTGGAGTATCGCTTCGATCCCAAGTTGGCGCTGCAGCTGTCGTACGATCCACCGCCGGTGACGTCGACCTGCGGCAAGGTGCTGAGCATCATTCCGCAACCCAACCAGGCCGGCTTCTCGTTCCTGCACACGTGGCGCTTCTGA